The sequence below is a genomic window from Paenibacillus sp. DCT19.
TCACCTGAAAAATAATCTCAATGCATGGGGTACTACTTTTTCCTCCCGATGTACAACAGATGTGAAGAGATGCCCAAGATCGACGGGTCTTTCGCCGCTTCAATCAAATAACGGATCAGTTCATCATATTCGTCGCGATCCCGCCAGTATTGTTGCTGCTCATCTGTGAGCATAGCGCCTAGGCTAGATGAACCAATTAACGCTTCTGTCGCGAAGCCATGCTGTTCCATAAACGGGGTGACATCCTGAATGTTGAAGTAATACGCTCCCGTAAATCGTCCCTCATCCTGATGATTGAATATCCCCTTTTCTATAAAAGAACGGATCGCTCCCATATGATCGTTAGGCTTCCATTGCTGCGGTGAACGTAGCGAATTAATACTCATACGTATTCGGCTCTGCATTGCGATGTACACCACGCCTCCCCGCTTAGTCACCCGATGCAATTCCTGTACAGCAGCCACTCGCTCCGCTTCGGCCTGTAGATGATATAGTGGCCCCAGCATGAGAGACGCATCATAAGTTTCGTCCGCGATACCTGAGAGCGAAGTTGCATCCAGCACATGGAATCCATCAAATTGCTGCATCACGCCGAGCTCCTGCGCCTTCTGCTGTGCAATATCCACCGATACTGGTGTCAGATCAGACAAGGTAACACGATACCCCAACTTAGCCAGCTCCATGGCATACTTCCCTGGCCCAGCACCATTATCGAGAATGCAGCCGCCAGCCGGAAGATGCTCTCTGATGTAATGCATATTGACGATGAACTCAAGCGGTTCTCGTTCCAGTCTTCCCCACTCATCGAAACCTGAATAGTAATCAATAATGCGCTCTCTCTTCACCTTTGCCACCTACCTTTTCCTGAATATATAGGTCAAAAAAAAGCAAAAAAACCTGCCGCCTCAGCTAAGAGGCGACAGGTTAGACCTTCGCGGTACCACTCTTCTTCATCCATGACAGGATACATTGAATACATATGAATCCGTCATAGAATCTCAGGATCTGATCACGGAGATGAACCGTCAGGATCTACAGTTGGCTTGGCTTTGTGCTAAGGTTCTTATCCTTAGCATATACCTCAGCCTGTGCCTAGGCTTTAGGCATAAACTGCCTACACACCTTTCAATCCTGCCACTCACAGGCGAGTTGGGGATAGGGATGGACTGCCTCACACCATAATGACAGTTCTCTGGAACCAACCATAATCCTTAGTACTCCTGATCAGCGCGTTTATCGTTTAGATCAATAAATTCTAACCAGTATATTCCACCCATATATTTCCTGTCAATCTTATTTCGTTCTCTCTTGCAACTGAACCGATACTTTGCGTTCAGGCTCCTCTGTGCTATACGCCCAAGGGTATACGGTTGCTGTATCCGAAGTGTATTGCTTGTATTGATCGATGCCCTTGTTATCGCCATCACCAGAGAATTGGGCTTTGGTCACTTTGCCATAGCTTCGTTTTCCATTCTCGATCATATAGGTCTGATTCACCCCGCCAAAGCGAAGATCGTCGCTATACCGCTCCACATACAAATCCCCATCTTTGCGATAATATGTCCAATGAACAACGTAACCCCCAGCACGGTATCCAATTGTTGTGGCTTTTCACTGATCTGCGTCAGCGTAACCGGCTCAAATTCACCGTGGAACTGGTTGATTTTGTGACTAGCAATCAAGGCGATCGGGGTGTCCTGATTCACTTCCATACCCGGCGTTACCTCAAAACGAAGCTCAGTTTCATACTCCAGGCCACCGTTCATCAACCCACCGTACAACGTTGTTCCCTCCACATCCAGTGTGTAATTCACATAGGACAATGGCATGTACTTCTCCTGGTGACTTATAATAACTCTGATCTGTGTCGGGGTAATAATAGCCTCTTTGATCAGCGCCCCTTCGGGCAGACCTTCCATAGGTAAGTTCAGTGCTCTTGTACTCGTTCCACTGAGCATCTCCGTCTTATCCAACTGGATGTCGATGTTGAACGCTTGATCCACCTGACTTTCCTGTCTATTATAAGCAAGCACATAGGATGCAGCCGATTCCTTCAACGTCTCTAGGCTATAGTACTGCTCTGCTGTGTATTCGCCATGATCGCCCGGTGTACCAAAAACACCTCCGGTGCTTTCCTTGATTACATTTCCATCATGATCGTAGATGATCACCTGCGGGAAGGCATAGTCACGAACCTCAGGTTGCTCAAAAGTCAGAGACGTAGACAACATCACCTGATTTTGCATATCGCTGAACGCACTCACTTCCAACGTTCCCAGACCATCTTTATCAAGGTTGAAGGTTTGCACATCCTTTTGCAACGGATCGATGGTAAGTGGAGCCTCTGCAGGAACTAACATCTGAATGCCGCCCACGATAAAGTGAACATCTGCAAGCTTGCCTTTGGGTGTCCACTCGGTCTCAAAGTATCCCTTAAACTTGCTTTCATCTGAATCATATACATGGTGATACCTGCCCTCAATCAGCTTGCCATCCTCACCCTGAAGACCGATAGAGGAGAACTCGATGTTGTCGCCCGTATACTTTCCCGGATCAAGTGTATACAAGATGACAGTACGGTTATCATCTGTAAAAGCGGTATCCAGCGTCAACGTTACTCCGTCTAACGTCATCGACTGGTTAAGCTGCTGGCCAAGCTCCATCTGCAAGGCATGCTGAATCCCACTTCTGCCATCCAACAGATCATCCCAGTTATAATGAACTGCGGCATATACCGGTGTTGCCAGCAACACAACTGCGGCCGTTCCAATCAGTACCGTCTTCTTGAATTGTATACGTCGTCCTGCGTATTCTCTGGTTCCTGATACATGTAAAGCGGGACAACGTTCTTGATCCTGGCTAATCTGATTCCACATTGCATCAAAGTCAGGATAAGGCATATCTTTATCATTTTTCAGATGATGAGACAATTGATTTTCTGTACTTTTCACCATACACTTCCCCTTTCTGATGAAGCTTTCTGGCCTTTTCCCACTTTTTTCGTAATAATCGCAGTCCTTTATACACTCTGGATTTCACCGTTCCGATCGGCACATCTAGAATCTCCGCAGCTTCTGACAAACTCAGTTCATTCACATACCGCAGCAAGATGGCTGAACGTATCTTCTCGGGTAATTCATGAATCCACTGTTTCCACGCTTCCGATTCCTCTAGTTGCTCCATTGCCTGATCAGCGGAGTGAGCTGTAGCCTGCGCTGTGAGCATAAACTGTTTCTTCTCGCGCTCTTTAGCAGATTGCTTCTTCTTCAGAAAGTTAAGACAATGGTTTACCGTGATTCTCATCAACCATGTCTTCATATATTCAACCTTTCTCCAGTCCTGACGAAATACGGTGATGAACACATCGTGGCATACATCCTCCGCATCCTGCGCATGATGGAGCATGTAATAACAGGTGCGGTACACATCCTTGTTGTACATCTCGAACAATTCTTTGTCGCTCAAAACCCACCCTCCTCTCTGTATTTCTGCCTGCTTCAAATCTATAGACAAAGCCATGCTTGGAAAAGTTCATTTTTTATCGACACGCACTAATAATAAAAAAAGAACATCCAGTTCGCACAATATGCGAAATTGAACATTCTTTTACATGTTGCTAGATTTTCTTCACAAATTCGGACTTGAGCTTCATCGCACCTAGGCTATCGATTTTGCAATCAATATCATGATCTCCGTCGATCAGACGGATATTCTTCACCTTCGTGCCCTGCTTCACGACGAGTGAGCTGCCTTTTACCTTCAGATCCTTGATGACCGTTACCGTATCACCATCATTCAGCACATTTCCGTTCGCATCCCGCACAACTTTGCTATCCTCTGTATTCTCATTCTCAGCTTCCAAAGACCATTCATGAGCACATTCTGGACAAACGAGTAGGTTTCCGTCCTCGTAGGTGTACTCGGAATTACATTTCGGGCAATTAGGTAAATTCGACATATGTATTAAACTCTCCATTCTTATATATGCTTCCCCGCAAGTATAAGGGATTACGCCACATTCTTCCACCCAGGCGCGCCTTATACCCAAAGTAAACTCACCGAATTTAAACCAAATTTAAGGTTCAATCATCCCTTACATTAAGGGTATCGCTTTAACATATAACTATCCAGTACAACACGCTGAGCAACAAATTTTCACGAAGTTTTCCCCTTAAGGGGTCACATACACAGACCTAAATTTACGTTATAAAGGAGTTCTCACTCATGTCTTCCTATGTATTTCCTGTACAGGCGGCATTGGCTATCTTCGTCGTCATGTCCATGTTCCTGCTTGTTCCGTGGCTGATCTACGGTTATCGCAAAGACGGCTTTTTTAGCTGGTCTCGCTTTTTCGTTAGCTTTTCGTTTATCTTCTACATTCTGGCTGCCTACTGTCTCGTCATCCTTCCTTTGCCATCCACACGAAACACCTGTGCGCAGCAAGCGGCTGATTCGATCTATTACAACCTTGTCCCGTTCACGTTTGTGAAGGACATTATGCGCGAGACACCTATCGTATGGTCACAGCCCTCCACCTATCTTGGCATGATTCAGGGTAGAGCGTTCTTACAAGTTTTGTTTAATATTCTACTGCTTATGCCGCTGGGTGTTTACCTTCGGTACTTTTTACAAAAAAGATCTTACTGGAAAGTTGCCCTGTTTAGTGGCTTCGGACTCTCCCTATTCTTCGAACTAACGCAGCTCACTGGACTCTACGGTTATTACACCTGTCCTTATCGTCTGTTTGATGTGGATGATCTGTTAGCCAACACGTCAGGAGCGCTACTTGGATATTTCGCAGCTCCCATTCTTCTAGCGCTGTTTCCTTCACGGGCAAGCATCCAGGCGAAAAGCGAACAGATTGTGGAGCAGAACCGCGTATATCCTGTGGCGCAATTGCTCGCATTAATGATTGATGGAATTGTGATTGTATTTATCTCCAATGTGATGTCGATCTTCACCGATTCCAATGTAATCAACGATGTGTTGAATACCTCTTTAGGTATGTTTATTGTATTGTTCTGTATTCCATGGCTGCGAAATGGAGTAACTCCAGGCTCAGCCATCCTGCGATTCCGTTATGTTAATCAACAAACGGGTGAACCTTCATATAGCGCTATATTCAAAAGGTTCATTGCACTCTACGTTCCGTGGCTGTCATTTGCAATTATTCGGTTGGTTAATGACTATGCCTTCAAAAATACGCAAGACGGACTCCTTCAGCCTTATCTAATCTGGCTGTCTGTCGGGATGGTTATGCTGTACATGATCGTTTCGGTGATTCTCATCATTCATGTATTCATGGTTCTGTTCTCTGGAGGTAAACGTTCCTTTTACTTTGACGAGGTATCCCATACACGCGCTTCTAGGAAATAAGTGTTGTGTGTTCTATCCGAGCTAGTCTCCATCATGATGCATAACAAAAGGCGACTTCCATTCAATCGTACATGGAAGTCGCCTTTATTCTTGTTCCAACCTAGCTGCCCTGTAAATATGAAAATTCAAATGTGCACCGCGGTATTCATACTCTTAGGGAAAATAGGATAACGGACTTCGTTATACCACGTTATATCCGTTATATCTTTATAGACCTAGTAGCTCCCGCTTAGACGCTTCAGGATCATGCACCACTTCAAGCTCATGGTTGAAAATTAACGTTGCGCGATCCTGTTCATATGCAGGCCAAGCTATACCCGCCGTCTCTGGCTTACCGTGCTTGGCAAAGGAAATCCAGGCATCCTGTACCTTGAGCGCAAGCTCTGCCGCTGCCTCGTCTGGCTCAGCATTCATGAATTTCAATACAGGTAATGTATTGAACACAAAGAACATTTCAATGCTGTGAATGGCTCTTTTTAACAATGGATGCTCTGGCATCACCCAATCGAAGCGATACATCCAGACGGATGCGTGCTTCTGCTGAGCTGCCGCATATTGTAACGATGAACGCCAGAAGAAGAGATCTGTCATGACCTGAGCTTGGCCATCTGCCGTTTTGGGATAACTGTCTGCAATGGCCACACGGTTCTCCAGATCTGGTGCCATAAAGTCCACACCTTGTACCATATCAATCTCGGGTGAGAAAGGCACATGTGGCTGGATAAATAGCGCACCTTCATGCAATGTTGTTCCAATCAATACAGGAATGTCCTGCGCAGAACCCGCGTTCACCGCTTCAAGTGGGGTCTGAGGTAGCGTATTGCCATCCAGTACAGGCTGGAATAACAGAGCCATCCCAGCACCGATCTGCTGTTTAAGGGTCTGACCTGCTGCGATAATCTCCTCTGCCGGAATAGTTCTCAGTTTTTGCAGATTGTCTGGCTCAACGCCAAGAATCTTCAACATCCCTTCACGCATCGCAGATGCTTGTTCCGCGGTTATGAACTGTGAAGCCCCACTTTGCATGATGGCACGGTTAAACAATCCTTTCGCAGCAGGCATAGCCATTAGAGCTGCAATGCTCATGCTACCTGCCGATTCTCCGAATACCGTAACATTGTTTGCATCCCCGCCAAACGCTGAGATATTGTCCTTCACCCATTGTAGGGCGGTGGCCTGATCAAGCAGACCTGCATTCGTTACATAGGACTCACCGAGTGGAGCCATATGCAGAAAACCAAGTGGCCCAAGTCGATAATTGATGGTGACAACGATAATATCGCCTCGATGAGCCAATTGTGTCCCATCGTACATCGGCTGACTGCCTGAGCCCGATACGAATGAGCCCCCATGAATCCATACCATTACAGGTAGGGATTGCGAGCTTTCTTTTTCCGGTGCCCAGATGTTCAGATATAGACTGTCCTCTGACTCCACTGGACGTTGCCCACCTGTCCAATCTGATTCGTGGCGAGGCTGTATATTCTCAGGCCCAAATTGTGTAGCCTGTCTGATTCCATCCCATGATTCCGGTGGTACTGGCGCTTGAAAACGCAACTCACCTACTGGCGGTTTGGCATACGGGATACCTTTCCACACACGTGTACCATGCAAAAGCTTGCCTTGAACTGTACCATACTTCGTTTCAACTTGAAGTTCTCTCATGCCGCTTCTACTTCCTCTCCATGGATAGGTTAAACTAACATTTTAATAGGTTGTTCAAAAAATTCCGCACTTTGATAACGCACGTTAAGTAATCCGCATGTGTATCTATTTGAGTATAAATCGTTGTGGCACCCATTTACAACTTTACCCAGATTCCGCTCTGCTACTACGTTTCACGTGGAACTTTCTTATATAAATTTGACCTTTCTGTAGGCGTGTCTTATGTGAGAAACACACTTAACGAGTTCCAGATGATATGAAGTATTATCCCTGGGAGCAGTGATTTTGTTTTGTAAAATATATAGCCAAATATAAGACCAAAGATGGAAGTCGCTATAAAAACACCACCGTGTAGCATACCAAAGACCACCGAAGATATGATTAATGCCCACCATGTTCCATATTTATTTGAGATCGTTGTAAAGAGCAATCCTCTAAATAACAGTTCCTCGAAGAACGGAATAATTATAGAAATGGCTAAAATAACAAAGATATTTTGAAACGTCACGGCTGAACGAAGATCACTCGATTCGAAGAGATGACGCTGACCCTCATTTGTTTCTATTCCAGTTCCTAAGATTAGCACTGAAGTTAAAGCCAATAATACGAATCCAGCGATGATATATAAGGCGGCTGTTCTTATCTTTACTTTGGAGCATAGTGGATCACGTATGTATTCTCTGAACCTTGGATTAAGCGCAAGAAACCACGTATAAGTTATGATTTGAAACAATATGAATACAAACGCTGTATCTACATTTTTCACGTCTAACATTTCTAATATTAAGGATGTAATGATAAAAAAGATTGCAGGCAGTAGCAGTATTAATCCTAGTTGTCTAACTACCTCTTTCAAACTGTAACTTCTGTCTTGCGGCATTCGTAAGTTCCACCTTTGTATGATCTAATCTAACCCTTAAAAGAAACACCCGATACGATCAGACTGATATGTATTAATAGTAGGGACACTGTAACCATCCAATAAAGGAAGAGAGACGTATTAATCTTGCCTGTGCGTGTAACTTCCAGAAATAGAAAGATTGTGAACGCAACTAATGGCATCAACAGTAAAAATGTCGCCGATCTCTGGGAAGAAAACATCACACTAATGTAGCTCACAACCAATATACTCCCGATTAATTTATGACCTTTCATTGATCTAACCTCCTTTCTCCGTAATTTCGAGGAACGACCGTGAGCACTATTGTCTTGGCGGGTCATGCTGTATGCATGATTCAGATGTAGCGTATCCAAGCTAAACCAATCCAACCTACACTGTACCAAAATTAGAATGGCATAATCTACCTTAAACTAAAAGAGCCACCCTTATCTAAGGATGACCCTTTAACGTAGACTAACCCACAACATGTGAACCGCTTCTGCTCACTTATGATACTTATGATTGCCTCATGATTAATCTAATACCGGATAATGTACCGTAAACTCCGCACCCTCAATCCATTCACCTGTCACGAAGTTGCGTCCCTTCACAACGACCCGATCCTTGTAAATCTCTACGTGGAGCCCTTCGCTACCCTCCAGATGCTCATCCTGATCCGTCCAGAGGTAACCGACAGAAGATGCATTAAACATCGTTGGCATGTGCCCTTCTCCATCATACATTGTACGCGGTGCTTCTAACTGCCAGTGGGTATGACCTGTGAAAAGTATAGCCTGCGGATACTGGGCTAGAATCGCCTTAAGCTCAGCATCCTGATTCACCCCGTACCATCCTTGTTCCTTCATTGATCCCGCTACCGTGTTCATGAGTGGTTGGTGCAGGAACAGGAAAATCGGGCGATCTGCCGTTGCATGCTCAGACAACGTAAGCTCAAGCCATACCAATTGTTCGGCAGATAACTCGCAATCCTTCGGATGAGGCTGCTCCGTACCTAAGAAGATATAATGATACCCATCAATCCAGTGATCGTGATAAGAACGTTTCACCCCAGTAGTGGCTTCAAAATCGCTCAACCGACGATGCCACAATTCAGCAACCGTGATTGACTCAACTTCCGAAAGAAGAGACTCTCCATCCGGAGGAGGCTGAATAGTATACAAACCGCGGGATAACTGCTCGACCAGTGCAGCCGATTCAGCCTTCGTTTGCGTTATCGTGGGCTCCACATGTTCATCTTGCTCTAACAGACCTGCTACTTCGGAAGACGTCATGCCCACCAGAAACAGCGGAGGGTCTTGAAACACGATAGCGCCAATATCATGGTTTCCTACCGTGTAGCGGATATCAGGTAGGTTCTCAGCGTGTTGCTTCAGTATGCGCTCAAGTTCACGATACTCAGCCGGTAGACCTCGATCTGTCACATCGCCAACATGCATAATGCCACTGCTTCCTTGACTGAAGGTTGCTATATCCGCCAAGGCCTGCACCAAATGTCGGTTATGAATATGATCTGCATCGTCTCGTACATGCGTATCCGTAATCACTTGAAAGCTGGCAAGAGGCAGCTCAGGCAAATGTTCATTTTTCATCAGGAATCACTCCATTTCAGTCCAATAATGCCGATCAGAATAAAGCCAATCCATACCATAGAAGTCAACCGAAGACGTTCGCCAAAATAGTAATGACCCACAATACCAATAAGTGTAATCCCCACGCCAGACCAGATCGCATAAGCCACCGCTAGAGGCATATATTTCACTGCAAAATTGAGGAACGTAAAGCTTGCTCCATAACAGACAAACATCATCACCGAAGGCCATAAACGAGAGAAACCATCCGATACTTTGAGCAAAATGGTGGCACTCAGCTCCAGTCCAATGGCAAGGGCGAGCAGCACCCAACCCAGATACGTTTGAGCATTAGTCATTCGCCAAACCACCATTCAGAAGCTCATGAAATGACTGAATCGTTCGATCTGCGAGCGTAAGTCGCCCCGGTTCTCCGATTCCAATCTTATAAGCTGCACCAGCCGCGCGCGCCATCTCCATATCACCATCCGTATCACCAATAACCAAGACCCGCGATGCAGGTATACCCAACTTCTCACAGGCGAGCGACACCATATCGGGAAAAGGTTTGCCACGATCCACGAGATCCGTACCGATTACCACGTCAAAGAATGCATCTAGCCCCATCCATTGCAGATGCTTAACCGCACTATGGGTGTCGTCGGCTGTCACAACCCCCAATACCACGCCCTGATTACGGCATTGCTCTAGAAATTCACGAACACCCGGTAACGGATGTGCTGGGCGATGAATCTCCATCGCTTCCTCTGCATGCGCCAAGCAATCTCGCACCATGATCTTGGCTTCAGCCCAGCTCAATCCTGCGCGGTATCCATGCCAGGTCAGCACGGCATATACTTCATCCATCGTTCCCATGGCGAGTGGCCCGCGTACATCATATCCGTTCATATGTCCCTGCTCATCATGGAATGTGCCCCAGATCTGTGGAATATTAGCCGCATCGATATGCATATCTCTAGCAGCCAACCGTTCTCTAAAGTCATTAAGCACACAATCGGTCCAGAACCCCACATACCTGTAAAATCAAGTAAAGTCCCGTCTTTGTCAAATAGGACTGCTTGAATCGGATGAGGCGATCCACCTACATACGTCTCCTCTTGTTGCATCTGATAAACTCCTTATCTACCATCGTAATGAACCGAAAGGACGGTACATCTTGCATATACCGCCCTCCCGGCTTGATTGCTTTTGTTATTGATATAATCCCCGTATCAATACTGATTAAGTTATTCTAGATCTACAGCTGAAAGGTAGCTTAGCTCAGCCTTACTTCGTGATACGATCAAGCTCTTTCTGAGCTTTCTCTTTCGCTTCCTTCAGTGCTTCTGCTGCAGGAACGTTGTTGATCTGCACTTTATCTGCTGCATCCTTCAATGCATCATTGATCTTACCACCCGTTGGATCACGGAATGGAGCGGATGCATGAGCTGCTTGTTGAAGTGGTACTGTAATTTGTGGATTTTCTTCACTGAACTTCTTGAACTCTGGATCATCTTGAGCGGATTGACGAACTGCGATATAACCTGTGTTCATCGACCATGCAGCCGTGTTTTCAGTCTTAGAGAAGTACGTCAGCCATTTGTACGCTGCTTGTTGTTGCTCAGGACTTGCTGCTGCCGGGATACCTGCCAAAATTGCATTGGCAACTGGCTTACCTTCACCAATACCTTCCCAGCCTGGTTGTTGCATTGCAGCGACAATACTGAAGTCCAGGTCACCTTGGTCACCACTGGAGCCCGTGTAGCCTGCTGCTTTATTTTTCATCACATTATCAATCGTTTTGTACCAATATTCCCAACCTTGACCACCGTACTCGATGCCCATGATCTTGTCTTCATGAATCCATTTACGGAACAGATCCCATGTCTCGATCCACTCTGGGGAATCGATCATAACCGTCTTGCCATCCTCACTAAGAATCTGTCCACCTTTACCCATTACGGCATCAATCATGTTGTCTTTGCCCCACATCGGTTGCCAGCCGTAGAAGGTGGTCTTGCCATTCTCTTGTTTGCTCATTTTCGCTGCGGCCTCAGCAAGCTTCTCCCATGACGTCAGGCTTGCCGGGTCGATTCCGTTCTCTTTGAGCGTATCCATACGGTAATACATGATTTGAGTTGTTCCGTACATTGGCAGGAAGTATTGTTTGCCGTCCACTTCTCCTTGGTTCAGGAACGTTTGAATGAAGTCATCCTTTTGGAAATTCGAATCCGCTGCGATCATCTCATCCATTGGTGCGTAGTAGCCTTTGCGCGCCCAGTCGATGTTGGCACTCAGTACAGCCGCTGGAACCTTCTTGGAAGCAATCGCTGCTTGCAGCTTCTGTTCCGTCTCTGTGTAGTCTGCCTGTACAATTCCTTTGACAACGACTTCGTCCTGGGAAGCATTGAACGCATCAATCGTCTTCTTCATATTGTCGCCCAGGTTACCACCGAGACCATACCAGAATTCAATTTCTACTGGCGCCTTCGCCTGAGTCTCTGTTCCACTTGCAG
It includes:
- a CDS encoding ABC transporter substrate-binding protein, yielding MKWSQANMTWKNRLRSNWKGGMSLVLAASFALLTACGSSAPAESDTTAAASGTETQAKAPVEIEFWYGLGGNLGDNMKKTIDAFNASQDEVVVKGIVQADYTETEQKLQAAIASKKVPAAVLSANIDWARKGYYAPMDEMIAADSNFQKDDFIQTFLNQGEVDGKQYFLPMYGTTQIMYYRMDTLKENGIDPASLTSWEKLAEAAAKMSKQENGKTTFYGWQPMWGKDNMIDAVMGKGGQILSEDGKTVMIDSPEWIETWDLFRKWIHEDKIMGIEYGGQGWEYWYKTIDNVMKNKAAGYTGSSGDQGDLDFSIVAAMQQPGWEGIGEGKPVANAILAGIPAAASPEQQQAAYKWLTYFSKTENTAAWSMNTGYIAVRQSAQDDPEFKKFSEENPQITVPLQQAAHASAPFRDPTGGKINDALKDAADKVQINNVPAAEALKEAKEKAQKELDRITK